One Polaribacter sp. SA4-12 genomic window carries:
- a CDS encoding PAS domain-containing sensor histidine kinase encodes MLNKEQDIFNVLFEAVSEGVVVVDDQQKIVSVNTSVEKMFGYEKDELVKQKLDILIPKNYHAGHGAHFNGFMKNKEKRQMGNGRDLYGARKNGDVFPLEAGLNPFEIYGKTFVMALVIDISVRKQQEQEIYKLNEELEKKVNERTKELSKTVNELKVVNVELDEENQKRIEAENQIKDALKKEKELNELKTKFLSLVSHEFKTPLSGILTSTMLLGKYKLAEQQEKRDKHLETITNKVHYLNNILNDFLSVEKLETGKINYKFQTFKLSKVVDEVIYNANMLLKGGQRIKYPEDIGELSLTQDEKTIELALSNLVNNAIKYSPENTEININIQQDNKFTTFKIIDKGIGIPKADQKNIFNRYFRAENALLSQGTGIGLNIIKSHLENLGGTITFESEENVGSTFTMKIINKAK; translated from the coding sequence ATGCTAAATAAAGAGCAAGATATTTTTAACGTACTTTTTGAAGCAGTCTCTGAAGGTGTTGTGGTTGTTGATGATCAGCAAAAAATAGTTTCTGTAAATACTTCTGTAGAAAAAATGTTTGGTTATGAGAAAGATGAACTTGTTAAACAAAAATTAGATATTTTAATTCCTAAAAATTATCATGCTGGTCATGGAGCTCATTTTAATGGGTTTATGAAAAATAAGGAAAAAAGGCAGATGGGAAATGGGAGAGATCTTTATGGTGCTCGAAAAAACGGAGATGTTTTTCCTTTAGAAGCAGGTTTAAATCCGTTTGAAATTTACGGAAAAACGTTTGTAATGGCTTTAGTTATAGATATTTCTGTTAGAAAACAACAAGAACAAGAAATCTATAAATTAAATGAAGAGCTAGAAAAGAAGGTTAATGAAAGAACAAAAGAGTTAAGTAAAACCGTTAATGAGTTAAAGGTTGTAAATGTTGAGTTAGATGAAGAAAACCAAAAAAGAATTGAAGCGGAGAATCAAATAAAAGATGCTCTAAAGAAAGAAAAAGAATTGAATGAATTAAAGACAAAGTTTTTGTCGTTAGTTTCTCATGAATTTAAGACACCTTTAAGTGGTATTTTAACATCTACAATGTTGTTGGGTAAGTATAAATTAGCGGAACAACAAGAAAAAAGAGATAAGCATTTAGAAACTATTACCAATAAAGTTCATTATTTAAATAATATTCTAAATGACTTTTTATCTGTCGAAAAATTAGAAACAGGTAAAATAAATTATAAATTTCAAACATTTAAACTAAGTAAAGTTGTAGATGAGGTAATTTATAATGCAAATATGCTTTTAAAAGGAGGACAAAGAATTAAATATCCAGAGGATATAGGCGAACTTTCTTTAACGCAAGATGAAAAAACAATAGAACTAGCTTTATCTAATTTAGTAAATAATGCTATTAAATATTCGCCAGAAAATACAGAGATTAACATCAACATACAACAAGATAATAAGTTTACTACTTTTAAGATTATAGATAAAGGAATTGGAATTCCGAAAGCAGATCAGAAAAATATATTTAATCGTTATTTTAGAGCAGAAAATGCTTTATTAAGTCAAGGAACAGGAATTGGTTTAAATATTATTAAAAGCCATTTAGAAAATTTAGGAGGAACTATTACCTTTGAAAGCGAAGAGAATGTAGGTTCTACTTTTACGATGAAGATTATTAATAAAGCAAAATGA
- a CDS encoding DnaJ C-terminal domain-containing protein has protein sequence MASVDYYKILGITKSASEGDIKKAYRKMARKYHPDLNPNNKTAEKKFKEINEANEVLSNPENRKKYDKYGEHWKNGEAYEQEKQRQQQYQRSSQGSSGGYSQEDFSDIFGDIFGGASSGRRTNARFRGQDYNSEIQLSLKDVYKTQKQVITVNGKNIRITIPAGVENGQTIKIKGHGGKGVNNGPNGDLYIQFSIINNTKFKRDHNNLHQTIDLDLYTALLGGELMVDTFDGKVKLTIKPETENGAKVKLKGKGFPKYKKEGQFGDLYITYQLKIPTKLTEKEIELIKELQKLR, from the coding sequence ATGGCATCTGTAGATTATTATAAAATATTAGGAATTACTAAAAGTGCTTCTGAGGGTGATATTAAAAAAGCCTACAGAAAAATGGCGCGAAAATACCATCCAGATTTAAACCCAAATAATAAAACTGCTGAAAAAAAATTTAAAGAAATTAATGAAGCAAATGAAGTTTTAAGCAATCCAGAAAACCGTAAGAAATACGATAAATACGGTGAGCATTGGAAAAATGGAGAGGCTTATGAACAAGAAAAACAACGGCAACAACAATATCAAAGAAGCTCACAAGGTTCTTCTGGTGGATATTCTCAAGAAGATTTTTCTGACATATTTGGAGACATATTTGGAGGTGCTTCATCCGGAAGAAGAACAAACGCTAGGTTTAGAGGGCAAGATTACAACTCTGAGATTCAATTAAGTTTAAAAGATGTTTACAAAACTCAAAAACAAGTTATTACTGTTAATGGAAAAAATATTAGAATTACAATTCCTGCAGGAGTAGAAAACGGGCAAACTATTAAAATAAAAGGTCATGGAGGAAAAGGTGTAAATAATGGTCCGAATGGAGATTTATACATTCAGTTTTCAATAATAAACAACACAAAATTTAAAAGAGACCATAACAACTTACACCAAACAATAGATTTAGATTTATATACTGCTTTATTGGGAGGAGAATTAATGGTTGATACTTTTGATGGAAAAGTGAAACTTACAATTAAGCCAGAAACAGAAAACGGAGCTAAAGTTAAGTTAAAAGGCAAAGGTTTTCCTAAATACAAAAAAGAAGGTCAGTTTGGTGATTTGTATATAACATATCAACTTAAAATTCCTACCAAATTAACCGAAAAAGAAATAGAATTAATTAAAGAATTACAAAAACTACGCTAA
- a CDS encoding WG repeat-containing protein has translation MKKVVLLFILIPFLGFSQITDKLDYISPFNEGYSAVQKGDQWAFINHKGDIVINFRDDLVLTETDNKKYPIFINKRCLISEIKDGISYFGFIDTSGKTVIKPRFLNATNFYTEFAIVIKLYKEPLGENDVLKKHVVRYETTEVLINKSGVIKHSLNEPKGLLLLKEYLSKPPKIYSKLIEKNLYSIVGKDNKLMIKIIK, from the coding sequence ATGAAGAAAGTTGTACTATTATTTATTCTAATTCCTTTTTTAGGATTTTCTCAAATCACTGATAAACTTGATTATATTTCTCCTTTTAATGAAGGTTATTCTGCAGTACAAAAAGGAGATCAATGGGCATTTATCAACCATAAAGGAGACATTGTTATCAACTTTAGAGATGACTTAGTTTTAACAGAAACAGACAATAAAAAGTATCCTATTTTTATAAATAAAAGATGTTTAATTTCAGAAATAAAAGATGGAATCTCTTATTTTGGATTTATTGATACCTCTGGGAAAACAGTAATTAAACCTCGGTTTTTAAATGCAACTAATTTTTATACAGAGTTTGCAATAGTAATTAAGCTATACAAAGAACCTTTAGGTGAAAATGATGTATTAAAAAAACATGTTGTACGATATGAAACTACAGAAGTTTTAATTAATAAATCTGGTGTAATTAAACATAGCTTAAATGAACCAAAAGGTCTTCTACTTTTAAAAGAATATTTAAGTAAACCTCCAAAAATATACAGTAAACTTATTGAAAAAAATTTATATTCTATTGTAGGAAAAGATAATAAATTAATGATTAAAATAATAAAATAA
- a CDS encoding universal stress protein, with translation MKTILLPTDFSDNSWNAIEYALNFYKDSVCNFYLLHVLRLSNAVTEDYLYSSAQDVLVDTDVQQAKKQLKTILKKISEKFPNSKKHKFYTLADSNFFIESIRKHIEEKKVDVIVMGTKGASGLSKFIIGSNTGDVITQVKCTTLVVPENAKFNKIEEVAFPTDFSLSNGLHVLQPITEILDKNKACLKILNITKKSSKLNPQQQKSKELLEDYFYNYSHSFHFLTNKKVEDAVQGFVKNRNINMIAMVAKNLNYFQQILFHNKVEEISYHTDIPFLVLHE, from the coding sequence ATGAAAACTATTTTATTACCTACAGACTTTTCAGACAATTCTTGGAATGCTATTGAGTACGCTTTAAATTTTTATAAAGACTCAGTTTGCAATTTTTATTTATTACATGTACTTAGATTAAGTAATGCTGTAACAGAAGATTATTTATATTCTTCTGCTCAAGATGTTCTTGTTGATACAGATGTGCAACAAGCCAAAAAGCAATTAAAAACAATTCTAAAGAAAATATCAGAAAAATTTCCTAATAGTAAAAAACATAAATTTTACACCTTAGCAGATAGCAATTTCTTTATTGAATCTATAAGAAAACATATAGAAGAAAAAAAAGTTGATGTAATTGTTATGGGAACAAAAGGAGCAAGTGGATTAAGTAAATTCATTATTGGTAGTAATACAGGAGATGTTATTACTCAAGTAAAATGTACAACGTTGGTTGTGCCTGAAAATGCAAAATTTAATAAGATAGAAGAGGTAGCGTTTCCTACAGATTTTTCATTATCTAATGGTTTACATGTTTTACAACCGATAACAGAAATATTAGATAAAAATAAAGCGTGTTTAAAAATATTAAATATTACTAAAAAATCTTCTAAATTAAACCCTCAACAACAAAAAAGCAAAGAATTACTAGAAGATTATTTTTATAATTACTCACATAGTTTTCATTTTTTAACAAACAAAAAAGTAGAAGATGCTGTACAGGGTTTTGTTAAAAACAGAAATATCAATATGATTGCCATGGTAGCAAAAAACCTTAATTATTTTCAACAAATACTATTTCACAATAAAGTTGAAGAAATTAGTTATCATACAGATATTCCATTTTTGGTACTACATGAATAA
- a CDS encoding response regulator, with protein MRKILLIEDDVVLRENTSELLELSNYEVVNAPNGKIGVEVAKETLPDIIVCDIMMPELDGYGVLEALTKNESTQHIPFIFLSAKTERKDVRKGMDLGADDYITKPFSEDELISAIESRLAKASILKDLREKKDENKEDTEALRSLNDLKNYFEDNGETFRYAKETSIYKEGKNSNYIYLITSGLIKCHKLDEQGKQLTTALYKEDDLFGYTSFSQNLAYQESATTIQETELVGLSKKALTNVLDKNHKVTLELIELLTEDLAIVKDQLLQMAYSSVSKKTANTILMFAEKLNRKPEEQIKISRNDLASVAGIATETLIRTMSSFKKQGIIEIEGRTIRILDLEKLKEIC; from the coding sequence ATGAGAAAAATACTATTAATTGAGGATGATGTAGTTTTAAGAGAAAACACTTCAGAACTTTTAGAATTATCAAACTACGAGGTTGTTAATGCACCCAATGGTAAAATTGGTGTAGAAGTAGCAAAAGAAACATTGCCAGACATTATTGTTTGTGATATTATGATGCCAGAACTAGATGGTTATGGTGTGCTAGAAGCTTTAACTAAAAACGAAAGTACCCAACATATTCCTTTTATATTTTTATCTGCAAAAACAGAAAGAAAAGATGTTAGAAAAGGAATGGATTTAGGAGCTGATGACTATATAACGAAACCTTTTAGCGAAGACGAATTGATAAGCGCTATAGAAAGTAGGTTAGCAAAAGCATCCATCCTAAAAGATCTTAGAGAAAAAAAAGACGAAAATAAAGAAGATACAGAAGCCTTAAGAAGTCTTAATGATTTAAAAAATTATTTTGAAGATAATGGAGAAACTTTTCGTTATGCTAAAGAAACAAGTATATATAAAGAAGGTAAAAACTCTAATTATATTTATTTAATAACTAGTGGACTCATAAAATGCCATAAGTTAGACGAGCAAGGAAAACAACTTACTACTGCTTTGTATAAAGAAGACGATCTGTTTGGTTACACATCTTTTAGTCAAAATTTAGCGTATCAAGAATCTGCAACTACAATTCAGGAAACAGAATTAGTAGGTCTTTCTAAAAAAGCACTAACAAACGTTTTAGATAAAAACCATAAAGTAACTTTAGAATTAATAGAGTTGTTAACAGAAGATTTGGCAATTGTAAAAGACCAACTTTTACAAATGGCTTATAGTTCTGTAAGTAAAAAGACAGCAAATACAATTTTAATGTTTGCAGAAAAACTAAATCGAAAACCAGAAGAGCAAATAAAAATTTCTAGAAACGATTTAGCTAGTGTTGCTGGTATTGCAACAGAAACATTAATTAGAACAATGTCTAGCTTTAAAAAACAAGGTATCATTGAGATTGAAGGCAGAACTATTAGAATTTTAGACCTAGAAAAACTAAAAGAAATCTGCTGA
- a CDS encoding chaperone modulator CbpM yields the protein METQNLISIQRFCEHYSIPIHFMNELKEYELIETIVEDNEDYIKITQINKVEKIIRLHYDLNINLEGVDVISGLLKQVTSLQDEILILKNKLRFYED from the coding sequence ATGGAAACTCAAAATTTAATATCTATACAGCGTTTTTGTGAACATTATAGTATTCCTATTCATTTTATGAACGAATTAAAAGAATACGAATTAATAGAAACTATTGTAGAAGACAATGAAGATTATATAAAAATAACGCAGATTAATAAAGTAGAAAAAATAATTCGTTTACATTATGATCTCAATATAAATTTAGAAGGAGTTGATGTAATTTCTGGGCTTTTAAAACAAGTAACCTCTTTGCAAGACGAAATTCTAATATTAAAAAATAAATTACGTTTTTATGAAGATTAA